AATCGTTTTAATATTATCGAGCTCTGATCTtggagagcaggaggaggaaggctgAAGCGTGCCCAGGACTCAGGACAAAGAAAGAGAACGAGACCTCGCTTCCtgtaaggaagaaggagaaagtcTGTTTATCCAGGTCCCCAAAGAAGaagaggagacctcagcaggcCTCATTTCCTGTTTGGAAGAAGGAGATCTGCCTAACCAGGACTCCAAAGAAGACGGGAAGGACACCTCAGCAGGTGATGTGCAGGATCGTGAGGATTGTATGGGGCCATATCAATGCACAGAGCATAGAAGGTGCTTCAGAGAGAATGCCAAGCTTACTTCACActacagaactcacacaggggggAAGCCATATGAACATACAGATTTTGGAAAGAGCTTCGGCAATAAAGGAAAGCTTTGTAAACgtgaaagaatccacacaggagaagcCTTATAAATGTATAGAATGTGGAAAGCTTCAAAACTAAAGGACACCTTTATCAGCATCAAGCaagccacacaggagagaaaccatttaaatgcatggagtgtggaactAACTTCAGGACTAGAAGAAGCCTTTATAAACATGATGGTTTATATCACAGTGAGAAGAAACCACACCAATCTCCATTCTCCAGTGAAACACCCATGAATTGCACTCTAGTAGAGTAACATGCATGGTTTGCTAAGAGGCACAGCGGCTGCCAGGGGAGAGGATCTTCGCCATGTCTACGGCTATGAACTTCGGGACTAAAAGCTTCAAGCCGAGGCCACCAGACAAAGGCTCTTTCCCTTTGGATCATTTCGGTGAATGTACAGCATTCAAAGAAAAATTCATGAAGTGTCTGAAGGAAAATAGGTTTGAGAATGCTTTGTGCAGACAGGAATCAAAAGAATATTTAGAATGCAGAATGGAGAGGCAACTTATGTCCAAAGAACCGCTGGAAAAGTTGGGATTTAAAGACCTAACAGAAGAGAAATCAGAAACCCAACCTAAGACATTGtaatgaagagaaaggaaaagggagaaaatcctgaccatctcttatggaaagcagcaaatCTTCAGTAGTACATATTGTGCATTGTATATTTCAAATGTGATTGCAACATGAAGTGCGCCTTCAAAGAAAATGCTGTAACTGTTGGCCAAATAGAAGAGttacagtgcaaacctatatgctgtctactcaacaataagtctcactgtgtttaatggggcttagtctcaaataaggggataggattactgcaatcctatcaccaatttattgggagtaagccccagtgaactcagtgagaagtacttctgagtagacatgtgctgatacaaaacaagcctcccctctgaataatgaagttttgtaggagatacagtaaatggttttctttaggggtttggggtgttaatggttacttttttgtttttaaataattgttttattatgttcataatgttgaaaagttgtttttggttattatatttgttatgtcactgtcttattattttttgttattaggaaattgtttttgcaattgtttttgacatgtatttttgttcaccttgttgtaagccgccttgagcacaattttatgtggaaaggcggcatacaaataaaatgatgatgatgatgaatatttAATGGATAtgttcagggccggcaccaggcgtgactgagcccttgggcactagcctagCCCAGGCCTGTGATGCCATAGCCCAGCAACCCCACATACAGGTGGTATGTGACTAATAAACCCACCCTGACACCCACCTATGTCGTGTGTCATGGGAATGATGTGTGCACATAGTGCACATGCCTGCTGTCAACCAAGACGGCAGTGGGGGTGGCAGCCCCTTGGGCAGTGGGGGTGGCAGCCCCTTGGGCAGTGGGGGTGGCAGCCCCTTGGGcagtgggtgatggcaggcatgtgtgcacggtgtgcacagcattcacactgacaggagaggtaggtagggtgtGGGGGGGCTTATTGAAGCTTGCACTGTCTCTATTGGgttgtgtgtgcctgggagctccctctctgtgatctgtagCAGGGTCAgattgcaggacctgatgctgccatggatcacagaatgtgagcaccaccctcccaccctaaggaggggcccttcaggggcccctctgggccacagaggccttcagccagggcccaacttggtCGCCCTCTGGTGCTGACCCTGCATCTATTGCACTGATGATTCCTGCTCTCAGAAGCCCAGACAAAAGCCCCCTTTTTATTATGCCCTTGGGGACCTGGCACATTCTCTGCTGCCTCACATTCTGAAGAATGTCCATAACTGCAAGTAATTCTGCCATCTCTCATGTGGGCCTAGTACATACGGAGCTTTTACTACTCAGTCTCTGGGTTTTCAAGTTACTTTTCTTGCTTATAAAGTATTGctttacaggtgggccccgcttatacggcaggttccattccggacccccgccgtaaagcagaaatcgctgtaaagcagaaccccattgaggataatggggcacgtcgcacgaaaatgatgtgaaaatgccacaaaatgcagcaaaagcgcaaaattacttttaaaacggggaatgaaagccaccgcattagcggaactcCGGGAAGCGAAGCACCaggaagcggagccctactgtataaagaTAAATATATATctcaaaaagaaaagtggggggaaagtttggTTATAAAACATAACTGAAAGAAATAAATTAGAATGGCCTACAGTGCAGTGACCTCTCAAGAAGAAAAAAGAGATTGGAATCAGCAAAATATATTAGCTTTTGCTGATATAACAAAAATTGGGTAACAAAGGGGTAATGTTACCACACAGGCATCTGTAACCTTCATTTGGCAGCCACCTCTAGAAAGGACATTTTGGAGCAGCGAACGTCAGATTGTGCATAGGAATGCTTAGCTCTGCCTGCTTTCCCCAGAAATTTCACCCATCTGGTTATACAAGCAGACCCCTGCCAAGGTCCCAGGGTCCATGTATAACTCACAAACATAGGCCTGGAACCCCACAGAAGGGGGGAAAGTAGCCTTAGGAACTGATGACTGAGGAGGAAAAAGGCCTGTTACAGTGTAGAAATTAAACACTGGACACGCAGCTTCACTGCTACAAATCATCTTTTTTGAGGGTGGTTTGCAAAGGAGACTGGGAAATGAATGTGGCATGCAGCTGCATGTTAATGTGTACAtactcattaatcaaaatggagacaatagtcaagaaatcagaagaaggctagaaccaggcatggcagctatgagagaactagaaaaggtcttcaaatgcaaagatgtatcactgaacactaaagtcaggatcattcagaccatgtcccgatgtgaaagttggacagtgaaaaaagtggataagagaaaaatcaactcatttgaaatgtggtgttggaggagagctttgtacataccatggactacgaaaaagagaaataattgggtgttagaacaaattaaaccagaactctcactagaagctaaaatgatgaaactgaggttatcatactttggacacataatgagaagacacgattcactagaaaagacaataatgctggggaaaacagaagggcgtagaaaaagcccaacaagagatggattgattccataaaggaagccacagacctgaacttacaagatctgaacagagtggttcatgacaggtgatattggaggtcactgattcatagggttgccaaaagttgtaatcgacttgaaggcatataacaacaaaaacaagtttAGCCAAAGCCAGTAGAAAGGGTGCAAATTAGATTGCTAAATGAAGGTGATAACAGGTGTCACAGATTAAGATGAATAGATGACATAAGTCCCCTTTTCTTTATTAGCAACTACTTGTGGTGGTGGGAGCTTTGGAGCCTGAGCATTTCTCTGAGTTtcgtgatgcagtttgccaacaaagAGTTGTTTACAGAAATATGTATATTTgaggaaaatgtacataaaatgcatgtactagtaataacacaaaaatgcattatattaggggaaattgcttgccaaaatgtgtccatgagggaaaattgcttttcaaaatatgtatattaggaaaatgcACATGAAATGCTGACAAAGTTTTGAGGACCAAACCTTATTCAGTGGGGAAGCAAGGAGAAATTTTTCTTGTGGGCATTATAGTTTGTGTAGGAATTGTCTCAGTGGCAAATATTTTGCAAACCCagtgaaaaatgaaaagtatctctatcaaagtttcccccccccaattgcaatacaaaaatatttgtatatgctATTACATACCTATGTAACAaagtatcaatcaatcaatcaatcaatcaatcaatcaatcaatcagttttattacagtcatagacccatatACAGAAGAGGAATAATTCATATATTAGAACAGAAGTACAGGGAGAATCAGGAAGATAAAACATAGGACTATTTTAGtatgtattacaataaaaacaaaacataaaatactTCTAGGTATCCGAAACATCAGGGGGGAAACAGCCCCTACGTATTTGTTGAGCAATATAAAAGAATTTAGCTACAGGCAACGTAATATCTCTACTAAAACCAGATAGTAGAAGAGTAAGTAAACACTTATCTGATTTAtggggaaatttatttattattggggtAATGAATTTTGTACGTTCTTCACTATATAAAACGCAGTCAAAAATAACATGGAAGAGAGTTTCAATCGCATCAGCTTTACAGGGGCAAATCGTGTTAGCAAAAGGGGTACCCAGAAATCTTCCATCCAATAGGGCCGAGGCTAAACAGTTAAATCTGGCCTTAGTATAAACTGTACGATGTTTAGGAATGGTAAGAAAATCCAAATAGGGGGAGCAACTCAGCTGGTCATAATTTAGGCCAAAATAAATCGGGGAGCAAGTGGAAGAGGCTGCAGAAATTGCAAGTTGGTAATCTATGTCTCTAAGACGGGTTCGgataaaatgttttattaaatttgGCTCTTGAGATGTTAAATATTCAGGGGATAAACCTATTCTTGTAAGGTGGGAGCTAAAAATATTTGCCCAGTGTGAATTATATGTATCTTCCCATAAAAGCGAGTAACTAGTGGCTTTTTCGTATGATATTTTACACCAATAGTTAAAGGCAATGGACCATGCATGTGTTTGTAGCGAGGTTAAACCAGATTCCAATCTAAGAGCCGCTGATGGGGCACATTTGGGTAGACCATAAATTTGTCTGAGGAAGGATGACAAAACTACCTCTACAGATGAATTGTATGCACCGATCCAAAGCGGGACCCCGTATAACAATTGGGGGATTATTTTTGAACTGAAAACCTTCAGAGCTGCTGGGATGAATTGGCCCCCTTTAGTGTAAAAAAATCTTAAGATGCCTCTAACAGAGTTTTTTGCTGTTACAATGGCCGCTTGGATATGAGATGTCCACGATAGTGATGCGTGAAATAGGATACCAagatatttaaatttatttacctGTGCAATTTTCTGACCATTTATAGTCCACATTGAGGGTCGAAAGTGGTTGGCAAATACTAATATTTTAGTTTTGGTGAAATTTATAGCCAATTTATTTTCCTAGCAATAATGCATGAAAGCTCTAAATAGCCGTTTTAGACCTACTTTGGATAGAGATAGTGGtacggcatcatctgcatataaaagcagcggGCAGCGTTTATCTGCTAATTTAGGGGAATGGAAGGACAGTGACTGACATTTAGATGACAAATCATTTAGGAAAAGATTAAATAGGAGAGGGGATAATATACAACCTTGCCTAACTCcagtatttgttttaattgaatTTGTAAGGCCCCCCTCACGGCCACATTTAACTCGAAAGGAAGTCTGTTGGTACAGCTGAGTTATTAAGAAAAGGAGTCTTTTATCAATCGTAGAGTTTtcaagttttgcccaaagtaATTCCCTAGGTACAGAATCAAATGCTGATCTTAGGTCAACAAAAGCGGCAAAAAGGCCGTTCCCACagcgttttttgtatttttctgccaGGTGGTTTAGGATAACGCAATGGTGAAGCACAGACCTATCCTTTCTAAAGCCAGCCTGTTCCCATCCAAGAATATTTTCTTCCTCTATCCACTCTGAGAGTCTCCGATTCAGATAGCTGGCATATAATTTGCCAATAATAGGAAGGAGACTTATAGGTCTGTAATTAGCTGGCTCCTCTCTGTTCCCTTTCTTAAAGATAGGGACAACTATGGCTTCACGCCAAGATTCAGGTATACATCCGGAAGTATTTATTAGTGTAAAAAGGTTTGCTAACATTGGTGACCACCAAGCTGGGTGTTCTTTCAGCATTTTGGGCGTGATATTATCAAATCCAGGGGCTTTCCCTATTTTCAGCTTAGCGATCAAGTCAATTATTTCTGATTGAGAAACTGGCGTCCAGTCCTGAATATTCATAATACATTTGGAGAAGGGGCGCGGGTTTGTATTAATCTGATTGTCAGTGAAATATTGTTCCCATATATGAGCATGAATACAACATGGTATAACATTTAAGGGGCCAATAGATCCGGTAACAATCTCCCAGAATTTTTTAGAATTCTTAGATCTTGAAGCATGTATCAGCGAATCCCAACTCTTATGTATTGCACGTCTTTTTTTGTTAGCTATCAATTGTTTATAGTTCTTTTTGGCGTTGTAATATTCAGGTGGAAGTATATTTGTGTTCGATTGGCGATATTGGAGATATATTAGCCTAAGTTGTTTCTTGGCATCTAGACAATCTTTATCAAACCATCTTGGGCAACTCACATAGGTGGTTGTCTTACAGGTGGTATGAGGGGTAACTAATATTTTTAGGTTTGAAATCAAAGAAGCATAGGTATTTAGAGCCAGAGAGGGGTTTGTAGCGTTCATAATTTTTCCCCTTATTGCCAGAGCCAGCTCAGAAGAGAGGAATGTGGTCACATTTAGAGCTATTTGTGGAGACCAAATGATTCGTTTATGTGTAAGATGTAGTGGATATAACATTTGGGTATGCGCATGTAGCAAACGTCCCTTCTCTGGTAGACAGATTGAGAAGGTTAATGGTAGGTGGGCACTATCCTGTCTATCACCGATGTTaaagtttaaaatatatctcAATAGATATTGGTGAATTAGGGCATAATCGATAACACTACTTCCCAATCCTGAGATATGCGTATATTCCGCACATCTATCAAGCCCGCTTAAACCATTTAACATAGTGAGATTTCGACTACCAATAAATCTTGTTAAACATATGCCACCATAATTAATCTTGGTATCCTTAGAAGACCTGTCTGAAATAAAGTTCTTATAGTCAATAGATTCTCCTCCCCATAGTTTTGAAGCAAACAGTTTATCATTATCTGAGCCAATCCTGGCGTTGGCATCACCCATAATAATAGGGAAAGCTTTAGGGAATAATGCCTCCTGTGTAGTAATATATCTATCTAAATCATCCCAAAATTGATCTGTTTGAGCTCTTGTAAGATTAGGGGGGATATATACATTTATCAGGAGGAAGGCACATTTATTATAATTCAGAAGGACTCCCATGGCCATATTTTTACAAGGTTCCAGGTTCGTGATACATGCTGATGTTGACGTAGATATAAGTATTGCCAAACCTCCCTTCGGGTGACCTTTCATTTTTGGTAAGGGTGGAGTCGCAGGTAGACATGTGATTGAAAATCCATCTGCTATTAAGTTTTGTACAGCCCAAGTCTCCTGGAGGAAGATTACATCGAATTCACTCAAATATGTGATAAAGTCCGGAGAAGATTGTTTTGCAGACCAACCGGCAATATTCCAGGAGAGGAAGTGTATTGCATAATTTGAAGTAAGGTGTTCTTCATCAGTTGTTTCTGGATAAAATTTCTGAAAGGTTGGCGGAGATTCAGGACAAGAAGAATTTGGTTGTTGAGAGTATCAATTTATTTCTGTGATCTGATCTAGGACTCCCATGGAGTCTATAAAAACGGCACCTGATTTAGCTATACGTTTCGGGGGGGTTGGAGTATGAGTATCTGTTAGATAACATGTTAAAGAATTCTTTTCTCCATGGTCTAGAGGGCTTACATTTGAGCTCGTTACTCCACCCAGTGACGGAACATTAGCCCAGTTTCGATTAGACATAGAAGGTGCCATATGAGCCATATAAGGATCTGGCAAGCTTGAGAACTCAGAGTCAGTTCCATTGAGGACATTGTTTGAGAAGGGTTCCTGCTGAATCATATTTGGTACTACAGTTTCCAGTCGATGGATGAGATGGTATAATTTGTCAACAATTAATAGTCTTTCTGGTCCAGATAGTTGAGAATAGATCTCAGTGAGTTGTAGTTCCTCCGGTTCTAATTCCTTTCTTAAAGTCGTAAACATAGGGCTTTCCGCAAGAAGTGGATAGGTTGATTTCGTTGGATATATCGGAGCTGAGATCTGTTGTTTTGCAGCCAGAGTAAGTGTCCTGCTACATCTCCCTGTCGTTTGTAGACTTTTTGGATATTGCTTAATCAAAGAGGGCGGAGATGAGGTATTGACATAATATCATTGTATTGACAAGCCTCGATTCCTTAGTCTCTCCCTGGCATGAAAAATCCTGTTTGCAATAGTCGGGGAGTGAAAGGTGACAATCAATTTCCATGTCTCTGGTTTGGAAGATAAATTTGTCATATGTTTTATATAGTTAGAACGGCGAGCTTGGTGAAACAGTGATCCAAAACAGATATCTAAGAATGGAATATTCGGAAAGGGAGCCTGGTGAGCTGTAATTCTGTTGTGATAAATAACAGCTAGCTTATTCGGCTGTAGTACCAGATTCCATTTGTCCGGGTTAAGTAGAGTTTTGGTAGAGGGGGATAGCAATTCGTCTCTTCTACGAGGTTGCTGAGAGGAAGTTTCATTTGTTAGCTCATCAGATAGGCTAGTAGAGTAGGACAAGTTTTTAGGTCTGTGATTTGTAATTGAATTAGATGTAGAACCACCTTCAGATCCTACAGAGCGTTGAGCTTCTTTATTGGGGATCTCAAGTAGTTTAAACAGCGGTTCATAATTCATTTTCTTTGCCGgcttttgttttgtattcttaatattctttgtttttttttaattttgagaatGTCTGAGTTGTTTCTTTTTAGACTTATTTTTACGTCTATTCGCAGCCACTGGGGGTAGTTTAGTTTGCTCATTTTCAGCTGGTAGGTCTTCCGCTGTCTGTTGGTCTTTGTTATGGCGGTGAAGTATTACCAAAGTATTAAGTAGCTGGTTAGTTTCAGTTAAATAATTTTTAACTGAATTCAATTTTTTAAATAGCAGTTCCTTCCAATTCAAACATTGAGTTTCTGAAGTAATTGGGCCATTCTTATGATTTTCATCTTCTATATGGTTTATTGGATAGGAAGGGCGGCCCTGAGTATTTTGGTACGAATCAACTGTAATTAGTTCCATGGAGCAGTCTTTTTCTGTTAAAAAAGTAAGAATATCCTGATTCAATGAACAGTTAAAACCTGCATCTTCTAGTTCCTCGGCCAAGTTTCTGCCACAAGGGGGCACAGTAAGAGAATGTAATTGCGAAGGTCTGTCTAGCGACCAGTCGTGTGGAATTTCTGAGAGAGTATTAGAACAGGAAATGGATAATGGCTGCGGCATACATTTTGCAGAGTCATTAAGAGGTAAAAAAAGTATGTAACAAAGTATATGTGGGGATGACAACTAGAGGTATAAATATAAGATCCAGTGAATGTAAGAGTTGTATAAGAAATCAAAGGCTGCAAGCCCTACTGCTCAGCACTTTTCAGAATTTGGATGTAACACGCATGATATGAAATTCTGTTGTCTGGACAAGATCAAGGCTCAAGGAGGTCTCATTCTCAGATGTATCACAAACTGTTACAGAAGGAATTTTTTGGGATCCATGCCTTAAATATGAAGGCTCCAGTGGATCTCAATGAAGAAATTATCTGGATGGTTATGTGTTAAAGTCTATTGGTGTAAACTGTGCAAATTATcatgattttttaattgttgaaTAGCACTAGCTGTTTGGCCATTATGAGTAATGTCACTgtataagatttatttatttaattaattacatttatatactgccccatagccaaagctctctgggcggtttacaacaattaaaaacattgaacatttaattatttatttatttaaaatatttctattccacccttctaccctataatagggcactcagggcagcttacaataaaatcgagcacgtacataataaacatacataacattaaaaacaaatatacaatgttAAAaccatacaaattttaaaaccctGAAGCAcaaataaacaagttaaaagacctggggtcacgCAGCatatgctgttagaatgcctggaaaaaaaggaaagtcttgataaggcgctgaaaagataacaatgttggcagggccggttccaaggagcgcccaggtggggcactggcccgagggcccctgagggtaCAGGAGCCCCTAGGGgacccctctgcttcccttctgcaattcgctctgtgaggtgaacagaacatctcctagcaactctcagcacccttcactaactacacttcccaggattctttgggagaagacatgactaactaaagggaaataaaggtctgatgtggatgtggccagggacaaatttgatttaaatttgggtgggagaatatatgtgcctgctgtagaataaaaaggtgggggaaacactgaaaagcaatgatactgttcacaatgctttccttttggaaaggaaaggggctttccctctgcccagtgcccacccatccaatctcctcctacctcctcttgttcccacctcctcccctttctgccgctcccccaggtcagcttcacctatcctaagcatgattacacaggagtaaatcccattgaactcaaaaagcatgcaaatgatcgaacctgccctcccctcctcctccctcccattacctcccttttccccctttccctcttccttcacccctcccgctccccttccaatccccctttttcccctcccctccccctccttctgcttccctctccccctttcctccttctctctactgtcccctcccccttctcctcccgcaacgccagttttacctatcctagctatgattgcacaggagtaaaccctactgaactcagtaagcaagcAAATATCAGACCTGCCTCTCTtcctgctcccttcttcctttcctctcctcttccttctgcctcctcccctgcccactccaggcctccctccccatggtcagttttatgtatcctaagcatgattgcaggggagtaaatccagatcttgaaaaagttacttttttgaactacaactcccatgagcccaatccagtggccatgctgactggggctgatgggagttgtagttcaaaaaagtaacttttccaagctctgctgcatgCACacatctgccatcacccaagatggtggaggGGGTGTCTCTAAGGGATTGATGCCTCTGCCGTcatctttggtgatggcaggcttgcacacTTAGTGTGCTGATGTGGTGACATAGGAGGTAGGGCAGGCATGCCTATTTAAGCCAGCGCCACCTGAATTGGGAGGGAGTGT
This DNA window, taken from Rhineura floridana isolate rRhiFlo1 chromosome 2, rRhiFlo1.hap2, whole genome shotgun sequence, encodes the following:
- the LOC133378419 gene encoding cytochrome c oxidase assembly protein COX19-like, translated to MSTAMNFGTKSFKPRPPDKGSFPLDHFGECTAFKEKFMKCLKENRFENALCRQESKEYLECRMERQLMSKEPLEKLGFKDLTEEKSETQPKTL